A genomic stretch from Bacillus sp. N1-1 includes:
- a CDS encoding sugar ABC transporter permease yields the protein MNKVMSNKFVIALYVLPSLLLIGILIFIPLLLSGYYGLMDWDGISAMKFIGMDNYVNVIQDGKFWDSALHSFLLALFSTLSLVIYLAISLILVSKIKGADLLRKIYLIPMLLSSVAIAQLWIKVYNPSNGILNSILIGIGIENPPSWLAEPTLVLYAIFIPILWQYAGFYILIYYAALKNIPDSIIEAARIDGASALQIAYKIKLPLIMGVVKVTIVLAIVGSLKYFDLIYVMTGGGPNGASEVMASYMYKLAFSNYEFGYGSAVGFMLLLITLVVTLIIRKLTESGENIQY from the coding sequence ATGAATAAAGTTATGTCAAATAAGTTTGTCATTGCATTGTACGTTCTACCATCTCTGTTACTAATAGGGATTCTGATTTTCATACCGTTACTATTAAGTGGGTATTATGGGTTAATGGACTGGGATGGCATAAGTGCAATGAAATTTATTGGGATGGATAATTACGTGAATGTTATTCAAGATGGTAAGTTTTGGGACAGTGCTCTGCATTCTTTTCTTCTTGCATTGTTTTCAACACTTAGTTTGGTTATTTACCTGGCCATTTCTCTTATCCTCGTATCAAAAATAAAAGGTGCCGATCTATTGAGGAAAATTTATTTGATCCCCATGCTTCTCTCTTCTGTTGCGATCGCCCAGCTATGGATTAAAGTCTACAATCCAAGCAATGGGATTCTAAACAGTATTCTTATTGGGATCGGAATCGAGAATCCGCCTTCATGGCTAGCGGAGCCTACGCTCGTATTATATGCCATTTTTATACCAATTCTATGGCAATATGCAGGGTTTTACATATTGATCTATTATGCTGCTCTCAAGAATATTCCAGATTCCATCATTGAAGCTGCGAGAATTGATGGAGCATCTGCTCTGCAAATCGCTTATAAAATCAAGCTTCCTCTTATTATGGGCGTGGTAAAAGTAACAATTGTGCTTGCCATTGTTGGTTCTTTAAAATATTTTGATCTCATCTATGTGATGACTGGTGGGGGACCGAATGGGGCTAGTGAAGTTATGGCCTCCTATATGTATAAATTGGCTTTTTCAAATTATGAGTTTGGTTATGGAAGTGCGGTAGGTTTTATGCTTCTTCTCATCACCTTGGTCGTGACACTCATCATTCGGAAATTAACGGAATCTGGTGAAAATATCCAGTATTAG
- a CDS encoding extracellular solute-binding protein: MGYKKAVTIFTMVLFAVLLATGCASSSSNEEASGDTKTIDFMHLWPEGSSKDHNRIVSEIISDFEKENPDVKVNLEVLSNEQYKDKLKVLSTSEQLPDVGMTWPAGFLEPYVDGEMFAPLDDILDDGLKDEFVAGTTEAYAINGKTYGLPLELNIATVFYNKAIFEKYGLEAPKTYEELENVVKTLKENNVEPIALGNKDRWTGSLWYMYLADRIGGSDVLTKAIDRSGTFEDSALVSAAEKVQNLVDMGAFEKGFNGLSDEEAKSMFMNSQAAMYLIATWDLPNYTTNEDVPQEFRDSVDFFKFPTVEGNGDENSFVGGPGVGLFVAENSDVKEESKEFVKFFVEKWGEKSVEEAGVIPATKVNSDNVELPEMYNEVLNELNEASNITLFADVQMSPEVAQVHLDAIQALFGGEITPEEFAKLHEEALSDSE; the protein is encoded by the coding sequence ATGGGTTATAAGAAAGCGGTTACAATCTTTACGATGGTTTTATTCGCGGTCCTACTAGCTACAGGGTGTGCTTCTTCTAGCAGTAATGAAGAAGCCAGTGGTGATACGAAAACGATTGATTTCATGCACCTTTGGCCTGAAGGAAGTTCGAAAGATCACAACAGAATTGTAAGCGAAATCATTTCAGATTTTGAAAAAGAAAACCCGGATGTGAAAGTTAACCTTGAAGTGCTTAGTAATGAACAATACAAAGATAAGTTAAAAGTTTTGTCTACATCAGAACAGCTACCTGATGTAGGAATGACATGGCCAGCAGGGTTTTTGGAGCCTTATGTAGATGGTGAGATGTTTGCGCCGCTAGACGATATTCTCGATGATGGATTGAAAGATGAATTTGTTGCAGGTACAACTGAAGCATACGCAATTAATGGAAAGACGTACGGTCTTCCGCTTGAATTAAATATTGCGACCGTTTTCTATAACAAAGCGATTTTTGAGAAGTATGGTCTTGAGGCGCCGAAAACGTATGAAGAATTAGAGAACGTAGTAAAAACATTGAAAGAAAATAATGTGGAACCAATCGCATTAGGTAATAAAGATAGATGGACTGGTTCATTGTGGTACATGTATCTTGCAGATCGAATTGGGGGATCAGACGTACTAACGAAAGCCATTGATCGTTCCGGCACTTTTGAAGACTCGGCTTTAGTATCAGCTGCAGAAAAAGTTCAAAACCTTGTGGACATGGGAGCATTTGAGAAAGGATTTAATGGCCTGTCCGATGAGGAAGCCAAAAGTATGTTTATGAATAGCCAGGCTGCTATGTATTTAATCGCGACATGGGATCTACCAAACTATACAACAAATGAAGATGTACCTCAGGAGTTTAGAGATTCAGTTGACTTCTTTAAATTTCCAACCGTAGAAGGGAACGGGGATGAAAATAGTTTTGTTGGTGGACCAGGTGTTGGCCTCTTTGTAGCAGAAAACTCAGATGTGAAAGAAGAATCGAAGGAATTTGTTAAGTTTTTTGTAGAAAAGTGGGGAGAGAAGTCTGTAGAAGAAGCGGGCGTTATTCCTGCAACAAAAGTAAATAGTGACAACGTAGAGCTTCCAGAGATGTATAACGAAGTACTCAATGAATTGAATGAAGCTAGCAATATCACTTTGTTTGCTGATGTGCAGATGAGTCCAGAAGTGGCACAGGTTCACCTTGATGCTATTCAGGCGCTGTTCGGAGGAGAAATTACACCTGAAGAGTTTGCGAAGTTGCATGAGGAAGCTCTTTCAGATTCTGAGTAA
- a CDS encoding ROK family transcriptional regulator: protein MTLNHTWNQHVVKRGNKSIVLQVIKDNTPISRADIAKTTGLNKSTVSSLVSELLVENLIYESGPGESSGGRRPVMLLFNELAGFSIGIDLGVNYMLGILTDLNGNIVKEEKLNFFDLTYEKIESQLISMIKSLSMNTPSCKYGVVGIGIGVPGIVNKEGEILLAPNLGWKNINLKTIIEDEFGIPVIIENEANAGAYGEKKFGVGHAFDNIVYVSAGIGIGVGLILNGELYQGHDGFSGEMGHMTIDVNGLECRCGNKGCWELYASEKTLINRAEELKLNPQKGKELCLEELMKLADKDPRSTHLFEEIGTYLGIGINNIINTFNPEQVIIGNRLASAKQWLREPVNKHIKQHTQKFQQKGLRVDFSEHSTHSSALGVVAFTVENFLQIDLVN from the coding sequence ATGACACTAAACCACACATGGAATCAACACGTCGTGAAAAGAGGGAATAAATCGATCGTATTGCAAGTTATCAAAGACAATACCCCCATTTCACGAGCGGACATAGCAAAAACGACCGGGCTTAACAAAAGTACTGTTTCCTCTCTAGTCAGTGAACTCCTTGTTGAAAACTTAATTTATGAATCTGGCCCTGGAGAATCGAGCGGTGGAAGAAGACCTGTCATGCTTCTTTTTAATGAGCTTGCCGGTTTTTCGATTGGAATTGACCTGGGTGTAAACTACATGCTAGGCATCTTAACCGATTTAAATGGCAATATTGTCAAAGAAGAAAAGCTGAATTTCTTTGATTTAACATATGAAAAAATCGAGTCTCAACTCATATCCATGATCAAGAGTCTCTCCATGAACACCCCTTCATGCAAATACGGAGTAGTTGGAATTGGAATTGGTGTACCTGGGATCGTTAATAAAGAAGGCGAAATTTTATTAGCTCCAAACCTAGGCTGGAAGAACATTAATTTAAAAACCATTATTGAAGATGAGTTTGGTATTCCGGTGATTATTGAAAATGAAGCAAATGCAGGAGCATATGGCGAAAAGAAATTCGGAGTGGGCCACGCTTTTGATAATATTGTCTATGTGAGTGCTGGAATTGGAATAGGCGTTGGATTGATTTTAAACGGTGAACTTTACCAGGGCCATGACGGATTTTCCGGTGAGATGGGTCATATGACAATTGATGTGAATGGTCTCGAATGCCGCTGCGGGAATAAGGGCTGCTGGGAATTATACGCCTCAGAGAAAACGTTGATTAACAGAGCCGAAGAGTTAAAGTTAAACCCGCAAAAAGGGAAAGAACTTTGTTTAGAAGAATTAATGAAACTGGCGGATAAAGATCCTCGCTCTACTCATTTATTTGAAGAAATCGGGACTTATTTGGGCATTGGCATTAATAACATCATCAACACTTTTAATCCGGAGCAAGTGATTATAGGCAATAGACTTGCTTCTGCTAAACAATGGCTTAGAGAACCAGTGAACAAACACATCAAACAACACACACAAAAATTCCAACAAAAAGGACTAAGAGTTGACTTTTCTGAACATTCCACTCATTCTTCAGCTCTTGGCGTAGTTGCCTTCACAGTAGAGAATTTTTTACAAATAGATTTAGTGAACTAA
- a CDS encoding aldose epimerase family protein, with product MKITHQPFGEINEHTITLYTLHNNNGVEVSCIDYGCIITKILAPDANGRVENIVLGYDELESYLTDPNYFGAVVGRVGGRIANGKFDLGGKCYDLPKNDGQNHLHGGPNGFNNAIWEAKPFDSEDKIGIQFFYKSSDGEGGYPGNLAVTVTYCLTNENDFTISYAGVSDQDTLLNLTNHTYFNLSGNLKETILNHELVLQSNHYLELNKELLPTGKKVDVTDTSFDFRNGRKIMDGVLSNDHQNELVGHGYDHPFLLADPNNDPMILSDQSSGRKVALETTEPCVVLYTGNSISEDFEVRGVPARKYLGMCLETQLPPDAINHPDFPSIVLEKGKEYHSSTTYTFGVMK from the coding sequence GTGAAAATTACACATCAACCATTTGGAGAAATAAATGAGCATACGATCACGCTTTACACATTACATAACAATAATGGGGTAGAAGTCAGTTGCATCGATTATGGTTGCATCATAACAAAAATTTTAGCACCAGATGCTAATGGGAGAGTCGAAAATATAGTACTTGGATATGATGAGTTGGAAAGCTACCTAACTGATCCCAATTATTTCGGCGCAGTTGTTGGTCGCGTCGGAGGTAGAATCGCGAACGGGAAGTTCGATCTTGGTGGTAAGTGCTACGATTTACCCAAAAACGATGGGCAAAATCATCTGCACGGTGGACCGAATGGATTTAACAACGCCATTTGGGAAGCAAAACCGTTCGATAGTGAGGATAAGATCGGGATCCAGTTCTTTTATAAAAGTTCAGATGGTGAAGGTGGCTATCCAGGAAATTTAGCTGTCACTGTAACGTATTGTTTAACAAATGAGAATGACTTCACCATTTCATATGCAGGTGTGTCAGACCAAGATACACTACTTAACCTCACAAACCATACTTATTTTAATTTGAGCGGAAATTTGAAAGAAACGATTTTAAATCACGAGCTTGTGTTACAAAGCAATCATTACCTTGAGTTGAATAAAGAGCTCCTTCCAACCGGAAAAAAGGTTGATGTGACCGATACTTCGTTTGATTTTCGAAATGGAAGAAAGATTATGGATGGGGTTTTGTCGAACGATCATCAAAATGAGCTAGTAGGCCATGGTTATGATCATCCTTTTTTGCTGGCTGATCCAAACAATGACCCAATGATCCTTAGCGACCAAAGCAGTGGGAGAAAGGTTGCTCTCGAGACAACCGAACCCTGTGTGGTTCTTTATACGGGAAACAGCATTTCAGAGGATTTTGAAGTAAGAGGCGTTCCGGCTAGAAAATATTTAGGAATGTGTCTGGAAACACAGTTACCACCAGATGCCATTAACCATCCCGATTTCCCTTCGATCGTTCTTGAGAAAGGAAAAGAGTACCATTCCTCGACAACTTATACATTTGGAGTGATGAAATAA
- a CDS encoding Ger(x)C family spore germination protein: protein MKRTLNKFVSGSLILFLLSGCWDANELNELAIAVAYGIDKVEDEYLVTAQVVNPGEIEQAGITTPVTVYQENAETLLEAFRRMTTIAPRKIYGSHLRVLVIGEQVAKEGIGDVIDLLSRDPEIRNDFYIVVSRNAKAGDTLQVLTSLEDIPANKLYAALETSEKNWAPTLTVTLDQLSAHLMEAGMEPMLTGVEVKGEISTGESKDNVAQIKPQTQLQYHGTAVFRGDKLVGWLNDPESKGVHYAMNRVKSTIVVVPCENGGKTGIELIDTDAELNAKAINHQPSGTIKVQVEGKVSEVECRELDLSKRETISELEEKTEKDIEGKIKEALKVTQQEYESDVFGFGKAMHRSSPAYWKTVEKNWDEQFKNLPVDVTVDVTIRRTGTIVNSPIKKMEE from the coding sequence ATGAAAAGAACCCTTAATAAATTCGTTAGTGGGAGTTTGATTCTTTTTCTACTTAGTGGCTGTTGGGATGCCAATGAATTAAATGAGTTAGCGATTGCTGTCGCATATGGAATTGACAAGGTTGAGGACGAGTATCTGGTTACAGCTCAGGTTGTGAATCCAGGTGAAATTGAACAGGCGGGTATTACAACACCAGTAACGGTCTATCAGGAAAATGCGGAGACATTACTTGAAGCGTTTAGAAGAATGACAACCATTGCCCCAAGAAAAATTTACGGTTCGCACTTACGAGTTCTGGTAATAGGAGAACAAGTTGCAAAAGAAGGTATTGGGGATGTCATTGATTTGTTGTCACGCGACCCTGAGATCCGGAATGATTTTTATATCGTTGTGTCGAGAAATGCGAAGGCTGGTGACACGCTTCAAGTGTTAACATCACTTGAAGATATACCGGCAAATAAATTATATGCAGCTTTAGAAACGTCTGAGAAAAACTGGGCACCGACGTTAACTGTGACGCTCGATCAACTTTCAGCGCATTTAATGGAGGCAGGAATGGAGCCGATGTTAACTGGAGTTGAAGTGAAAGGGGAAATTTCGACGGGGGAAAGTAAAGATAACGTTGCTCAAATTAAGCCTCAAACCCAATTACAATATCATGGAACAGCTGTTTTCAGGGGGGATAAACTGGTTGGGTGGTTAAATGATCCTGAAAGTAAAGGTGTTCACTATGCAATGAATCGAGTGAAAAGTACAATTGTTGTTGTTCCATGTGAGAATGGCGGAAAAACAGGGATTGAACTAATTGATACAGACGCAGAATTAAATGCGAAGGCGATCAATCATCAACCTTCCGGAACAATTAAAGTTCAAGTAGAAGGCAAAGTTTCTGAAGTAGAATGTCGGGAGCTCGATTTATCGAAAAGGGAAACAATTTCTGAACTAGAAGAGAAAACGGAAAAAGATATTGAGGGAAAGATCAAAGAGGCTTTAAAGGTAACGCAACAGGAGTATGAGTCTGATGTTTTTGGATTTGGAAAAGCGATGCACCGGTCGAGTCCGGCATATTGGAAAACAGTTGAAAAAAACTGGGATGAGCAATTTAAAAATTTGCCGGTAGATGTAACTGTGGATGTCACGATTCGAAGAACTGGAACCATTGTAAACTCCCCTATTAAAAAGATGGAGGAATAG
- a CDS encoding spore germination protein has product MRYVRKLTDMKKKRSNTKGKADSLSSNQPNKLSVNLKENIKEIKQTLGKSTDIVTREIVAGTDGTISLAIIYTEGLADKDFIQDFIIKPLMLTIRDTEISYQGNLDSMTILENFALANGELKEIQDFDSLYQHILSGDTVLILEGYTKGFAIGSKGWEDRGINEPSSQTVIRGPKDGFSETLRTNTALVRRKIKDPNLWIETKPIGKKTRTDVALIYLNGVADDKIVEEVRHRLSQIDIDAILESGYIEELIQDTTYSPFPTIFNTERPDTLAAGILEGRIALIIDGTPFALLVPAVFVQFFQSSEDYYQRFDVSFLIRMLRYLSFFLALITPSAYIAVTTFHQEMLPTQLLISLAAQREGTPFPALIEALLMELTFEILREAGVRMPRAIGSAISIVGALVLGQAAVEAGIVSSAMIIVVSITAISNFVMPAINMAISIRMLRFPLMFLAATFGLFGMIIGLIAIILHLCSLRSFGVPYMSPMAPFKLKDQKDAIFRTPMSRMFTRPTFLKPKDKVRKKQPSPNPESN; this is encoded by the coding sequence ATGAGATATGTACGTAAATTAACAGATATGAAGAAAAAGAGATCGAACACGAAAGGAAAAGCTGATTCACTTTCTTCGAATCAGCCAAATAAGTTGTCCGTTAACCTTAAAGAAAACATAAAAGAAATCAAACAAACACTAGGAAAAAGCACTGATATTGTAACCCGAGAGATTGTCGCCGGAACAGATGGTACCATTTCTCTCGCCATCATTTATACAGAAGGATTGGCAGATAAAGACTTCATTCAGGATTTTATTATTAAACCCTTGATGCTTACGATTAGAGATACTGAGATCTCTTATCAGGGTAATCTGGACTCAATGACCATTTTGGAAAATTTCGCACTTGCTAATGGGGAGTTAAAAGAAATACAAGACTTTGATTCACTTTATCAACATATTCTCTCTGGCGATACAGTTCTTATTTTAGAAGGGTATACAAAAGGGTTTGCGATTGGATCCAAAGGATGGGAAGATCGCGGAATAAACGAGCCTTCTTCACAAACGGTTATTCGGGGTCCTAAAGATGGATTTTCTGAAACACTTCGTACAAATACTGCCTTGGTTCGTCGGAAAATTAAGGATCCGAATCTTTGGATTGAAACAAAACCAATTGGAAAAAAGACAAGAACGGATGTCGCACTCATTTATTTAAATGGTGTAGCTGATGATAAGATCGTCGAAGAAGTTCGGCACCGTTTGAGTCAAATTGACATCGATGCCATTCTCGAAAGTGGGTATATTGAAGAACTGATTCAGGATACAACTTACTCCCCCTTTCCTACGATCTTTAATACGGAACGACCCGATACACTTGCAGCCGGAATATTGGAAGGACGAATTGCGCTTATTATTGATGGCACACCGTTTGCCCTTTTGGTCCCCGCTGTCTTTGTGCAATTTTTTCAATCCAGTGAAGATTACTATCAGCGCTTCGATGTTAGCTTTCTTATTCGAATGCTGCGCTATCTTTCCTTTTTCCTTGCCTTAATTACACCATCAGCCTATATTGCAGTAACCACTTTTCATCAAGAAATGTTACCTACCCAGCTTCTGATTAGTCTTGCTGCTCAAAGGGAAGGAACTCCATTCCCTGCGTTAATCGAAGCTCTTTTAATGGAGCTAACCTTTGAAATTCTGCGTGAGGCTGGCGTAAGAATGCCTCGAGCCATTGGATCTGCGATCTCGATTGTGGGAGCACTTGTACTCGGACAAGCAGCCGTGGAAGCTGGAATCGTTTCTTCCGCCATGATTATCGTTGTTTCCATAACAGCCATTAGTAATTTCGTTATGCCTGCAATTAACATGGCGATTTCAATACGAATGTTGCGCTTTCCGCTCATGTTTCTTGCTGCAACATTTGGACTTTTCGGCATGATTATAGGCTTAATTGCCATTATCCTTCACCTATGTAGCCTTCGCTCATTTGGTGTGCCTTATATGTCTCCAATGGCTCCATTTAAGTTAAAAGACCAAAAGGATGCCATTTTTCGTACGCCCATGTCTCGGATGTTTACACGACCAACCTTTCTAAAGCCTAAAGACAAAGTTCGGAAAAAGCAGCCTTCTCCTAATCCTGAATCAAATTAA
- a CDS encoding endospore germination permease: MEPPKISSTQFTIIVILFTIGSSILIIPSGLAEAAEQDAWIAGIVGLAGGLLVILLFNALGKQDTSLTLLENCEAILGKGLGKTLAFVFITFFFLLASTVVWDLVNFLTTHILVDSPIEVISILFISLVIFATRLGLETIVRCGEIFFPWVIGLFFLWMLFALRDAKFTNLLPVMEDGLKPIWKGATLSMSIPYIQLIVFLMIYPTVYSKKTGRSLFIGTLFGGLILITITFACLLVLGVNGTIIQSHPSYILGKKISFGNFIQRIEVIVAIIWMLTIFFKLVVLFYASTIGFAQVLGVKDYRILTFPLGIILLILSLIVFPNDTYANEFASTSWIPYSFTICIILPFFLILIAKIRKKHIKRKEGDSSWGP, from the coding sequence GTGGAGCCTCCAAAAATATCATCTACGCAATTCACAATTATCGTGATTCTATTTACCATCGGAAGTTCCATTCTTATCATCCCCTCAGGTCTAGCTGAAGCAGCAGAACAAGATGCGTGGATCGCTGGAATCGTTGGTCTAGCTGGAGGCCTTCTTGTTATCCTGTTATTTAATGCGCTTGGAAAACAGGATACCTCGTTAACATTACTCGAAAATTGTGAAGCCATTTTAGGAAAAGGATTAGGGAAAACTCTGGCTTTCGTCTTTATTACCTTCTTTTTTCTCCTTGCTTCTACTGTAGTCTGGGATTTAGTAAACTTCCTAACGACTCATATCTTAGTGGATTCTCCCATCGAAGTTATTAGCATTCTTTTCATCAGTCTCGTTATTTTCGCAACGCGACTTGGTCTTGAAACAATCGTTCGATGTGGAGAAATTTTCTTCCCCTGGGTCATCGGACTATTTTTTTTGTGGATGCTTTTCGCTTTAAGGGATGCCAAATTCACAAATTTATTACCGGTAATGGAAGATGGTTTAAAGCCCATTTGGAAGGGAGCCACCCTGTCAATGAGCATCCCTTATATACAGCTCATTGTCTTCTTAATGATTTATCCTACGGTCTATTCAAAAAAAACTGGCAGAAGTCTTTTTATTGGAACACTCTTTGGTGGACTTATCTTAATTACAATCACATTCGCCTGCCTGCTCGTTCTTGGGGTGAACGGAACCATTATTCAATCGCATCCAAGTTACATTCTTGGTAAAAAGATCAGTTTCGGCAACTTTATACAACGAATTGAAGTGATCGTTGCGATTATCTGGATGCTCACGATTTTCTTTAAACTAGTTGTCCTTTTCTACGCCTCAACGATCGGATTTGCACAGGTACTTGGTGTGAAAGATTACCGCATCCTTACCTTTCCACTCGGCATCATTCTACTCATTCTGTCATTAATTGTTTTTCCCAATGATACATATGCGAATGAATTTGCATCAACCTCTTGGATTCCTTATAGCTTTACAATTTGTATTATACTTCCATTCTTTTTAATCCTTATCGCCAAGATTAGAAAAAAGCACATAAAGCGTAAGGAAGGAGATTCATCATGGGGACCGTAA